In a genomic window of Pedobacter sp. KBS0701:
- a CDS encoding glycoside hydrolase family 88 protein — protein sequence MNLKLYKVFFLFFFLTSGAVNAQSQLSKEEVLEMINRANTYWQSSNKPEVRAFWDHAAYHTGNMEAYEVTKNEAYRKYSEDWAGYNKWMGAKSTDKSNWKYKYGETDEHVLFGDWQICFQTYIDLYHLKPEEYKIARAKEVMQYEMSTPNNDYWWWADGLYMVMPVMTKLYKVTGDQKYLDKLYEYFMYANSIMYDKKEKLYYRDAKYVYPKHKSANGKKDFWARGDGWVFAGLAKVLKDLPLTDPHRNEYLAKYRSMAKAIVKSQQAKGYWTRSILDPQHAPGPETSGTAFFTYGLLWGINNGYLKEKTYWPAAQKAWTYLTKTALQPDGKLGYVQPIGEKAIAGQVVDVNATANFGVGAFLLAGSEMYRYLSSKH from the coding sequence ATGAATTTAAAATTATATAAAGTGTTTTTCTTATTCTTTTTCTTAACCAGCGGAGCGGTAAATGCCCAGAGCCAGCTGTCAAAAGAAGAAGTGCTGGAAATGATTAACCGGGCAAATACTTATTGGCAAAGCAGTAATAAACCCGAAGTGCGTGCCTTTTGGGATCACGCAGCTTATCACACAGGCAACATGGAGGCCTACGAGGTTACCAAAAACGAAGCATATCGAAAATATTCAGAAGATTGGGCCGGATACAACAAATGGATGGGGGCAAAATCAACAGATAAATCCAATTGGAAATATAAGTATGGCGAAACAGATGAACATGTACTGTTTGGCGATTGGCAGATCTGCTTTCAAACCTATATCGATCTATACCACTTAAAACCAGAAGAATATAAAATTGCCAGAGCAAAAGAGGTAATGCAATACGAAATGAGTACACCCAATAACGATTATTGGTGGTGGGCCGATGGCTTGTACATGGTAATGCCAGTGATGACCAAACTTTATAAAGTAACCGGCGATCAAAAATACCTGGATAAACTCTACGAATATTTTATGTACGCCAACAGCATCATGTATGATAAAAAGGAAAAGCTTTATTACCGTGATGCCAAATATGTTTATCCAAAACATAAAAGTGCCAATGGCAAAAAAGATTTTTGGGCAAGGGGCGATGGCTGGGTGTTTGCAGGTTTGGCGAAAGTACTAAAAGATCTGCCCCTTACAGATCCACACCGGAACGAATACCTGGCTAAGTACCGTAGTATGGCCAAAGCAATTGTTAAAAGCCAGCAAGCAAAAGGCTATTGGACCAGAAGTATCCTCGATCCGCAACACGCGCCAGGACCTGAAACCAGTGGGACAGCTTTTTTTACTTATGGTTTGTTGTGGGGGATAAACAATGGTTATTTAAAAGAAAAAACCTATTGGCCGGCAGCACAAAAAGCATGGACATATTTAACTAAAACTGCATTACAACCTGATGGTAAATTGGGTTATGTACAGCCGATTGGAGAAAAAGCCATTGCAGGTCAGGTGGTTGATGTAAACGCTACTGCGAATTTTGGTGTAGGCGCATTTTTATTGGCAGGAAGCGAAATGTACCGCTATTTATCCAGCAAACACTAA
- a CDS encoding family 43 glycosylhydrolase: protein MKYSSTKYGIILLLICLSGKIIAQPKKTSGQKAESRENVAYLFTYFTGNSKAEEAIRFAVSTDGYHFSALNNNNAIISSEKISSTGGVRDPHILRGEDGKTFYMVATDMVSANGWNSNRAMVLLKSNDLIHWTSAVVDIQKRFPNNENLLRVWAPQTIYDKTAKKYMVYWSMKNGDEPDKIYYAYANADFTDLETTPKQLFFSPANGSCIDGDIIYDKGKYNLFFKTEGNGNGIKKAVSNKLTEGYVLQDKYLQQTKEAVEGAGVFKLNHSDEYILMYDVYMKGRYQFTRSKDLANFSVVDQDVTMDFHPRHGTILPINQQELSRLLKQWYTVESVLQTAKNKAINQNNIVLDSVNQKLYLPVNYGTDLKAFDPQFNTFNQISMVPKGKLDFSKGPVKIKVSIPDRQAKTYVVSVAVANNPVLKGYYADPEILYSNKTAKYYIYPTSDGFNNWSGTYFKSFSSADLVNWKDEGKILDLEKDVSWAKRNAWAPTIIEKKVNGIYKYFYYFTAAQKIGVAIADDPAGPFKDSGKALIAGKPKGIKGGQEIDPDVFNDPKTNKSYLYWGNGYMAVAPLNDDMISIDTSAIKIITPNHDFREGTEVFYRKGKYYFLWSEDDTRSENYRVRYGFSDSPTGKMTIPKNNLILAKDATQGIYGTGHNSVIKVNGRDEWYMVYHRFTRPKGISMGDAAGYNREVCIDKMEFNTDGTIKPVIPTVNGIKPIH, encoded by the coding sequence ATGAAGTATTCATCAACAAAATATGGTATTATTTTATTACTGATATGTTTATCAGGGAAAATAATCGCACAACCTAAAAAAACTTCTGGTCAAAAAGCCGAATCAAGAGAAAATGTAGCTTACTTATTTACCTATTTTACCGGAAATTCGAAGGCAGAGGAAGCCATTCGTTTTGCAGTGAGTACCGATGGTTATCATTTCAGCGCATTAAATAACAATAACGCAATCATTTCTTCAGAAAAGATTAGTAGTACAGGCGGCGTTCGCGACCCACATATTTTGCGTGGCGAAGATGGCAAAACCTTTTATATGGTGGCTACGGATATGGTTTCGGCCAATGGTTGGAACTCGAACAGGGCAATGGTATTGTTGAAATCAAATGATCTGATTCATTGGACATCAGCAGTTGTTGATATTCAAAAACGTTTCCCGAATAACGAAAATCTGCTACGCGTTTGGGCACCGCAGACCATTTACGATAAAACTGCCAAAAAATATATGGTTTATTGGTCGATGAAGAATGGCGATGAGCCTGATAAAATTTATTACGCTTATGCCAACGCTGATTTTACCGACTTGGAAACCACTCCAAAACAGCTCTTTTTTAGTCCAGCCAATGGCTCTTGTATTGATGGAGATATTATTTACGATAAAGGAAAATACAATCTGTTTTTTAAAACGGAAGGTAATGGCAATGGCATTAAAAAGGCAGTTTCTAATAAACTAACAGAAGGTTATGTATTACAGGATAAATATCTGCAGCAAACTAAAGAGGCCGTAGAAGGAGCCGGTGTTTTTAAGCTGAACCATAGTGATGAGTATATCCTGATGTATGATGTATATATGAAAGGCCGTTACCAGTTTACCAGAAGTAAAGATTTAGCAAATTTTAGTGTAGTAGATCAGGATGTTACAATGGATTTTCATCCCAGGCACGGAACTATTTTACCGATTAATCAACAAGAGTTAAGTCGTTTGCTTAAACAGTGGTATACGGTCGAGTCTGTTCTACAGACCGCAAAAAATAAGGCAATCAACCAAAATAACATTGTTCTGGATAGTGTGAACCAGAAACTTTATTTACCTGTAAATTATGGCACAGATCTAAAGGCTTTTGATCCGCAGTTTAATACCTTTAACCAAATCAGCATGGTGCCAAAAGGAAAACTGGATTTTTCTAAAGGCCCTGTAAAAATTAAGGTGAGCATTCCTGATCGGCAAGCTAAAACGTACGTGGTAAGCGTTGCAGTAGCAAATAACCCTGTGCTAAAAGGCTATTATGCCGATCCTGAGATTTTATATTCCAATAAAACTGCTAAATATTATATCTATCCAACCAGTGATGGATTTAACAATTGGAGCGGTACTTATTTTAAAAGTTTTTCTTCAGCAGATCTGGTTAACTGGAAAGATGAAGGCAAAATATTAGACCTTGAAAAAGACGTTTCATGGGCAAAAAGGAATGCCTGGGCACCTACTATTATCGAAAAGAAAGTAAATGGAATCTATAAATATTTCTATTATTTCACAGCTGCACAGAAGATCGGTGTTGCTATTGCTGATGATCCGGCCGGACCATTTAAGGATAGTGGAAAGGCTTTAATCGCGGGCAAGCCAAAGGGGATCAAAGGCGGTCAGGAGATCGATCCGGACGTATTTAACGATCCTAAAACCAATAAAAGTTATTTGTATTGGGGAAATGGCTACATGGCCGTTGCACCATTAAATGATGATATGATTTCAATTGATACCAGTGCGATTAAAATTATTACCCCAAATCATGATTTCAGAGAAGGCACAGAAGTGTTTTATAGAAAAGGAAAATATTACTTCTTGTGGTCGGAAGATGATACCAGAAGCGAGAATTACAGGGTTAGATATGGTTTTTCTGATTCACCTACTGGAAAAATGACCATCCCGAAAAACAATCTTATTCTGGCAAAAGATGCAACTCAGGGTATCTACGGTACAGGGCACAACAGTGTGATCAAAGTGAATGGCAGAGACGAATGGTATATGGTTTACCACCGTTTTACCCGGCCAAAAGGAATTTCCATGGGAGACGCTGCGGGTTACAACCGCGAAGTTTGCATTGACAAGATGGAATTTAATACTGATGGAACCATTAAACCTGTAATACCAACAGTAAATGGCATTAAACCAATCCACTAA
- a CDS encoding BNR repeat-containing protein, whose translation MYQYLNKSIFLICVFIGISLMSVAQETKLSTIASNGWANNSVNTVIFRKNALVSFKNSQYAAYYDHEQNVVLAKRKINSSRWVSVITPYKGDATDAHKSISIMVDGDGFLHIAWGQHNNNLNYAKSVSAGSLTLGKKEVMLSAKENNVSYPEFYKLANGDLLFFYRDGGSGNGNLMINLYDLKTKKWTRLQDGMIDGEGQRNAYWQVAVDQVGTIHLSWVWRESPDVASNHDLCYAKSTDGGISWLKSTGEKYQLPITATNAEYTVKIPQQSELINQTSMFADAKGNVFIAGYWRGANETGPQYHLVFKTDSSWKVSNLNFRKTTFSLSGTGTKRIPISRPQIIVWPNGKYYAAGLLFRDAERGNKASIALNDHLGSENWIIKDLTKTSMGDWEPTYDTELWKTKSILSLFLQNVTQIDGEGKAEQTPTQVQVLDWKPKK comes from the coding sequence ATGTATCAATACCTAAATAAAAGTATATTTCTAATCTGTGTGTTCATTGGCATCAGCCTGATGAGTGTTGCACAAGAAACAAAGCTGAGTACTATTGCCAGCAACGGCTGGGCAAACAATTCGGTAAATACTGTTATTTTTCGTAAAAATGCTTTAGTTAGCTTTAAAAATAGCCAGTATGCTGCTTATTATGATCACGAACAAAATGTGGTACTGGCTAAACGCAAAATCAATTCTTCCCGCTGGGTGTCAGTTATCACACCTTATAAAGGAGATGCTACCGATGCTCATAAATCAATCAGTATTATGGTTGATGGCGATGGTTTTCTGCATATTGCCTGGGGGCAGCATAACAATAATCTAAACTACGCCAAATCAGTTTCAGCAGGTTCGTTAACTTTAGGCAAAAAAGAAGTTATGCTTTCTGCAAAGGAAAATAATGTCAGTTATCCTGAGTTTTATAAGCTGGCTAATGGCGATCTTTTGTTTTTTTACCGTGATGGGGGCTCTGGAAACGGAAACCTCATGATTAATCTTTATGATTTAAAAACTAAAAAGTGGACACGTTTACAGGATGGGATGATTGATGGCGAAGGACAGCGTAATGCCTATTGGCAGGTTGCAGTAGATCAGGTTGGGACCATTCATTTATCGTGGGTTTGGCGCGAAAGCCCTGATGTAGCCAGTAACCATGATTTATGTTATGCAAAATCAACCGATGGAGGTATAAGCTGGTTAAAATCCACTGGTGAAAAATATCAGCTTCCCATAACCGCAACAAATGCAGAGTATACCGTAAAAATTCCACAGCAAAGTGAGTTGATTAACCAAACATCAATGTTTGCCGATGCAAAAGGTAATGTGTTTATTGCTGGTTATTGGCGCGGAGCGAATGAAACCGGGCCTCAGTATCACCTGGTTTTTAAAACGGATAGCAGCTGGAAAGTAAGTAACCTTAATTTTAGAAAAACAACTTTTAGTCTAAGTGGCACTGGTACCAAGCGGATTCCAATTTCGCGACCACAGATTATCGTTTGGCCAAATGGAAAATATTATGCTGCAGGTTTATTGTTTAGAGATGCCGAACGAGGAAACAAGGCATCTATTGCTTTAAACGATCATCTTGGATCAGAAAACTGGATAATTAAAGACCTTACCAAAACCAGCATGGGCGATTGGGAGCCCACTTATGATACTGAACTTTGGAAAACTAAGAGTATATTGAGCCTATTTTTACAAAATGTTACCCAAATAGATGGGGAAGGAAAAGCAGAGCAGACGCCAACACAGGTCCAGGTATTGGATTGGAAACCAAAAAAATAG
- a CDS encoding hybrid sensor histidine kinase/response regulator transcription factor: MLFLWMGAGIGFAQSSTIRLKYLEVENGLSNNVVNSLYLDHYGFMWMGTYDGLNRYDGYHFKVFRNGWGDEHSLVNNHITVLNGDENNRVWVGTQKGISYYDYADSKFHQLIYLNKGIKTEVSDAINSIAISKSSVVYVATEEKGLFMLKKNSGTAERIPFGKNFDFTVKALYVDENQTLWLFIKDVGLCRYDHDKNILRLVNTAVRSVTCMTKGTNQMLWVGTERGLFQLDKTKGSLTRFNQHLSNENIMNLLFDRKQKLWISTDGGGITVYDTKNQKTNYLPAGKEKGLLSSNSVAQVYEDRESRKWIATLRGGVNIIDPENEQFTTIKHDPLNRNSLINNFVLSFSEDENKNIWIGTDGGGLSVWNRKQNIFTNYAKTSDPNSLTSNFVTSILNDADHNVWVASFSGGIDRFNKTTGKFVHYNCHNTFKGIDDINIWKLYQDKKQNIWVGTTKGGALYRYNKSADKFELFDHKLKDIHSLLQDSKGRLWAGNYTELIEIDPINKRHHYTKINFAIRAIQEGLNHQIWIGTEGGGLLLFDPETKKIRRYIQSDGLPGNSVLNILQDKQGNLWCSTYNGLSKFDVTHHNFKNYYATDGLQSNQFNYNAALKLTNSDFLFGGIGGFNLFSPDSIKKNRRMPKMVLTDFRINNIPLDQDSGYNDISIVNLAHIEIPYSAAVISIDYAAIEFSFQDQISYAYYLEGWDRNWNYVNKLSTAYYSRLDEGEYKLHIKSTDTEGAWSNNEKIVFIRILPPWYRTWWAYTIYLIIGSSLFYLFQTYRNRQRRLKHEVELTNFKMEREKDLNEKKLNFFTNISHELRTPLTLIVNPIKDIIHKKDPGQEKNDLNVVYRNSRRLLSLVDQLLLFRKTESENDTLKIVRINLYKFTNEIFLCFNYLAKQNHIDYIFECEEEDLDIYADKDKLEIVFFNLLSNALKFTPKHGFVKFSVKTLGMRVHIEVSDSGPGIPAHVGEKLFDKFYKVMSNESLKMGFGIGLYLAKNFVELHQGKISFRSNQGKGTIFLIDIPVGEPDLQHSDVFQNELTYVNELIAQEEEAENNDTENVGNLELLISDLHSILVVDDNLEIIDYIKQIFQDNFKIYKAENGTDGLKLCKEYLPDIVISDVNMDGLNGIELCKAIKDDSALSHIPVILLTGDPSPEVKLKGIEVGAYDFIGKPFDKELFTAKINSIIKNRTNLQSYFYNEITLKSDAHKVSQEDKGFLQKCIMIIEENLMEDSFNVKTLASDLGMSHSNLYKRIKATSGQSINGFIRFIRLRKAAELLINTNLNINEAAFRVGINDSKYFREQFQKLFKLTPSEFIKKHRKSFHKYYNVNATT, encoded by the coding sequence ATGCTATTTTTATGGATGGGTGCTGGTATTGGTTTTGCCCAGTCTTCAACTATTCGCCTTAAATACCTGGAGGTAGAAAACGGTTTGTCTAATAATGTGGTAAATTCTTTGTATCTGGATCATTATGGCTTCATGTGGATGGGGACCTATGACGGACTAAACCGTTACGATGGCTATCATTTCAAGGTTTTCAGAAATGGGTGGGGAGACGAACATTCATTGGTAAATAATCATATTACCGTATTGAACGGAGATGAGAATAACAGGGTTTGGGTAGGTACACAAAAAGGAATTTCATATTATGATTATGCCGATTCCAAGTTTCATCAATTGATTTACCTTAATAAAGGCATAAAAACTGAAGTAAGTGATGCGATTAATTCAATTGCAATAAGTAAGTCTTCAGTGGTTTATGTGGCCACCGAAGAAAAGGGTCTTTTCATGCTCAAAAAGAATAGTGGCACAGCAGAACGGATCCCATTTGGTAAAAATTTCGATTTTACAGTAAAAGCTTTATATGTAGATGAAAATCAAACCCTCTGGCTTTTTATAAAAGATGTTGGGCTTTGTAGATATGATCATGATAAAAACATACTTCGTTTAGTAAATACTGCGGTGCGCTCGGTAACTTGCATGACCAAAGGTACTAACCAAATGCTTTGGGTTGGAACAGAACGCGGACTTTTTCAGCTTGATAAAACCAAAGGTAGCCTGACCAGGTTCAACCAGCATTTAAGTAATGAGAATATTATGAATTTGTTGTTTGATCGGAAACAAAAACTCTGGATTTCGACCGATGGGGGAGGAATTACCGTTTACGACACAAAAAATCAAAAGACGAATTACCTGCCTGCAGGAAAAGAAAAAGGCTTACTAAGCAGTAATTCTGTTGCACAGGTTTACGAAGACCGCGAATCCAGAAAGTGGATAGCTACCTTACGTGGAGGGGTTAATATCATTGATCCGGAAAATGAGCAGTTTACAACGATTAAACATGATCCATTAAACAGAAATTCCTTAATTAACAATTTTGTGCTCTCTTTTAGTGAAGATGAGAACAAAAACATTTGGATAGGAACTGATGGAGGTGGTTTAAGTGTTTGGAACCGAAAGCAAAATATATTTACTAATTATGCTAAAACCAGCGATCCAAACTCCTTAACGAGTAATTTTGTTACGAGTATTTTAAATGATGCAGATCACAATGTTTGGGTGGCCAGTTTTAGCGGAGGGATAGACCGTTTTAATAAAACAACCGGAAAATTTGTCCACTATAACTGTCATAATACTTTTAAAGGCATCGATGATATTAATATCTGGAAGCTTTATCAAGACAAAAAACAAAATATTTGGGTAGGCACAACAAAAGGTGGCGCATTATACCGTTACAATAAAAGTGCTGATAAATTTGAACTTTTCGATCATAAGTTAAAAGATATTCACAGCCTGCTCCAGGATTCGAAAGGCAGACTTTGGGCTGGGAACTATACGGAACTGATTGAAATAGATCCAATTAATAAAAGACATCATTATACAAAAATTAATTTTGCCATCAGGGCCATTCAGGAGGGTTTAAATCATCAAATATGGATCGGTACAGAAGGTGGAGGCTTATTGCTTTTTGATCCCGAAACCAAAAAAATAAGGCGATATATCCAGAGTGATGGATTGCCAGGTAATTCAGTACTCAATATCCTTCAGGATAAGCAAGGCAATTTATGGTGCAGTACCTATAACGGTCTCTCGAAATTTGATGTTACACACCATAACTTTAAAAACTATTATGCTACTGATGGTTTACAGAGCAATCAGTTTAATTATAATGCAGCATTAAAGCTTACTAATAGTGATTTTTTATTTGGTGGAATTGGCGGCTTCAATCTGTTTTCGCCCGATAGCATAAAGAAAAATAGAAGGATGCCTAAAATGGTGCTGACAGATTTCAGGATCAATAATATTCCACTGGACCAGGATTCAGGTTATAACGATATCTCTATTGTTAATTTAGCCCATATTGAAATTCCATATAGTGCTGCCGTAATTTCTATCGATTATGCAGCCATAGAATTCTCTTTTCAGGACCAGATTTCGTATGCTTATTACCTGGAAGGTTGGGACAGAAACTGGAATTATGTAAACAAATTGAGTACAGCTTATTATTCCAGATTAGACGAGGGCGAATATAAACTGCACATTAAAAGTACAGATACCGAAGGCGCCTGGAGCAACAACGAAAAGATCGTATTCATTCGGATTTTACCCCCTTGGTATCGTACCTGGTGGGCATATACCATTTACCTCATCATAGGGTCTTCCCTGTTTTATCTTTTTCAAACCTATCGTAACCGGCAAAGAAGATTAAAACACGAAGTGGAACTTACCAATTTTAAAATGGAGCGTGAAAAGGATCTGAATGAGAAAAAGTTAAATTTCTTTACCAATATTTCGCACGAGCTGAGAACACCGTTAACCCTGATCGTTAATCCGATAAAAGATATTATCCATAAAAAAGATCCGGGGCAGGAGAAGAACGATTTAAATGTAGTTTACCGAAATTCGAGGCGCTTGTTAAGCCTGGTAGATCAGTTATTACTATTTAGAAAAACGGAAAGTGAGAATGATACCTTGAAAATTGTAAGGATCAACCTATATAAATTTACAAATGAGATTTTCCTCTGCTTTAATTATTTGGCAAAGCAGAATCACATCGATTATATATTTGAGTGCGAAGAAGAGGACCTGGATATTTATGCAGATAAAGACAAACTCGAAATTGTTTTTTTTAACCTGCTCTCTAATGCACTTAAATTTACCCCAAAGCACGGTTTTGTAAAATTTAGTGTTAAAACCCTTGGCATGCGCGTGCATATTGAAGTGAGCGATAGTGGTCCGGGCATACCGGCGCATGTAGGTGAAAAGTTATTCGATAAATTTTATAAGGTCATGTCGAACGAATCGCTGAAAATGGGTTTCGGTATTGGTCTTTACCTGGCCAAAAACTTTGTAGAATTGCATCAGGGTAAAATTTCGTTTCGCTCCAATCAGGGAAAGGGTACGATATTTTTGATCGATATCCCGGTTGGAGAACCAGATTTGCAACACAGCGATGTCTTTCAAAACGAATTAACTTATGTAAATGAGCTTATTGCACAAGAAGAGGAAGCTGAAAATAATGACACGGAGAATGTAGGCAACCTCGAATTGCTCATCTCAGATTTACACTCGATTTTGGTTGTTGATGATAACCTCGAAATTATAGATTACATTAAGCAGATTTTTCAGGACAACTTCAAAATTTACAAGGCCGAAAACGGTACTGACGGGCTAAAACTTTGTAAAGAATATTTACCTGATATTGTGATATCTGATGTAAACATGGATGGCCTCAACGGTATCGAACTCTGTAAGGCGATTAAAGACGATTCTGCCCTAAGCCATATTCCTGTAATTCTGCTAACCGGCGACCCTAGTCCGGAAGTAAAACTTAAAGGAATTGAAGTTGGTGCCTACGATTTTATCGGTAAACCTTTCGATAAAGAGCTTTTTACAGCCAAGATTAATAGCATTATTAAAAACAGGACCAATCTTCAGTCTTATTTCTACAATGAAATAACCTTGAAGAGTGATGCCCATAAAGTCTCGCAAGAGGATAAGGGCTTTCTTCAAAAATGCATTATGATTATCGAAGAAAATTTGATGGAGGACAGCTTTAACGTAAAAACACTGGCATCTGATCTTGGAATGAGTCATTCTAATCTCTATAAAAGGATCAAGGCTACTTCGGGCCAGTCAATAAATGGTTTTATTCGTTTTATCAGGTTAAGAAAAGCTGCTGAATTATTAATCAATACTAATTTAAATATTAACGAAGCTGCCTTTAGAGTTGGCATAAATGATAGTAAATATTTTAGAGAGCAGTTTCAAAAGTTATTTAAGTTAACACCGTCAGAGTTTATAAAAAAACACAGGAAAAGTTTCCATAAATACTACAATGTTAATGCTACAACATAA
- a CDS encoding SelT/SelW/SelH family protein translates to MEKPLVNITYCPKCGWMLRSAYMAQEILTTFVDEVKGVTLIPSETSGVFTVHVGGKLIFDRKQIQSFPEIKQLKQLIRDEVSPTKHLGHSDVK, encoded by the coding sequence ATGGAAAAACCGCTTGTTAATATCACGTATTGCCCTAAATGTGGCTGGATGTTACGTTCGGCTTACATGGCACAGGAAATTTTAACAACTTTTGTAGACGAGGTGAAGGGCGTAACTTTAATTCCGAGTGAAACATCTGGCGTTTTTACGGTTCATGTTGGCGGGAAACTAATTTTCGATAGAAAGCAGATACAAAGTTTTCCTGAAATTAAACAACTAAAACAGCTTATTCGTGATGAAGTCAGTCCTACAAAACATCTCGGACATTCTGATGTGAAGTGA
- a CDS encoding PepSY domain-containing protein yields the protein MKKRDFKNTIRNIHLWLGLATGLVVFIISITGALYIFEEEIRDFTQKDFRYVGLQEKPFIGLDKVISGFEKLSPKDELRLIRIEDALPNATVELTSKKGKVYYFNPYNASLVKKGGEDWLQVVEHLHTSLLLGKTGKFIIEWSVVIFILMLITGLILWFPGQMRLLKQSLTIKRKASFKRLNYDLHNVLGFYASVILLITALSGLYFAFKEVKNAASFFTGSKLGQGKAIVSANPTHIDSLPVRYNKIYTEAKIKYPGAISTSFSLRGKGELRLRMIYPYRWARKQNTFFYEEATGRMIRAKLYKDFNGADLIEATNYDLHTGRLLGLPNKIISLLAALIAASLPITGFIIWWKKRKKHKKKS from the coding sequence ATGAAGAAAAGGGATTTTAAAAATACCATCAGGAATATTCATCTCTGGCTCGGCCTGGCAACTGGCCTGGTGGTATTTATTATTAGTATTACTGGTGCGCTGTATATCTTTGAAGAAGAAATCAGGGATTTTACACAAAAGGATTTCCGCTATGTGGGACTTCAGGAGAAGCCTTTTATAGGTTTAGATAAAGTTATTTCAGGATTCGAAAAACTTTCGCCGAAAGATGAATTAAGGCTGATCAGAATTGAAGATGCCTTGCCAAATGCAACGGTAGAACTTACCAGTAAAAAGGGTAAGGTTTACTATTTTAACCCCTATAATGCCTCTTTGGTTAAAAAAGGTGGCGAAGATTGGCTCCAGGTTGTAGAGCATCTCCATACCTCGTTATTGCTGGGTAAAACCGGGAAGTTTATCATAGAGTGGTCGGTGGTTATTTTTATACTGATGCTGATAACCGGACTGATACTCTGGTTTCCTGGCCAAATGCGCTTATTAAAACAATCGTTAACCATTAAACGAAAAGCATCATTTAAACGACTGAATTACGATTTGCATAATGTACTGGGTTTTTATGCGTCAGTTATATTATTAATTACCGCTTTGAGCGGTTTATACTTTGCATTTAAAGAGGTGAAAAATGCAGCCAGCTTTTTTACCGGGAGTAAATTAGGGCAAGGCAAAGCTATCGTTTCAGCGAATCCTACGCATATCGATTCGCTACCTGTACGTTACAATAAAATTTACACTGAGGCTAAAATTAAATATCCCGGTGCGATTTCCACTAGTTTTTCGCTGCGTGGTAAAGGCGAACTGCGGTTAAGAATGATTTATCCTTACCGTTGGGCGCGCAAACAAAATACCTTTTTTTATGAGGAAGCCACTGGTAGAATGATCAGGGCCAAACTGTATAAAGATTTTAACGGTGCCGATTTAATAGAAGCCACCAATTATGATCTGCACACGGGCAGGCTTTTGGGCCTTCCAAATAAAATTATTTCTCTTCTGGCAGCTTTGATAGCAGCAAGTTTACCTATTACAGGTTTTATCATCTGGTGGAAGAAAAGGAAAAAGCATAAAAAGAAATCATAA